The nucleotide window ACATTTTGTTTAGGGGGCGGATAGATGGTTAACATTAAAGATGTAGCAAAGGTTGCAAATCTTTCTGTGGCAACAGTATCACGCTACTTAAACCAAAATGGTTATGTCAGTAAAAAATCATCAGAACGTATTGAAAAGGCAATTCTTGAGCTGGATTATAAGCCAAGCAGTGTTGCACGTTCATTAAGTAAAAAACAATCCAATATTATTGGTCTTATTGTTCCGGATATAAAAAATCCATATTTCCCAGAACTGGCGCGTGCAGTGGAAGACATGGCATGGTCCTATGGCTATACAGTTGTTCTTTGTAATTCAGACGACCAGATGGAAAAAGAGCTGTTATATTTAGAGCGTCTGTCACAAACATATGTTGCAGGCTTAATAGTAGCAACAAGCTTACTGGACCCTTCTGTTTATATGTCCATTAATACGCCAATCGTTGCACTTGACCGAATAATCGACGCGACTATCCCGACTGTGGCAACCGATAACCAAAAAGGGGCCAGGATTGGGGCGGAGTACTTATTTAAAAATGGGGCAAGAAATTTACTGTGTATTCGTGGTCCACAAGGTTTAAAAACCGCGGATGACCGCCTTACCGGATTTCTTGAAGCAACGGATGAACAAGGACTGGAGCCAATTATTATCACAACATCATTCGATTTTAAAGTTGCTGCCGAAGCGATTGAACAGACTTTATCAGTAAACCCGCAGATTGAAGGTATTTTTGCAAGCAGTGATACATTAGCCATTGCTGCACTCCATATTGCGCATAAACTTGGTAAGCGCGTACCGGAGGACATGCAAATTGTAGGCTTTGACGGAATTGCACTTGGTGAAATGGTATCACCCCCATTAACAACGGTCGGCCAGGATTTATACAAGATGGGTGCTGCAGCCGCAACAATGTTAATTGAACAGATTGAAGGCAAAGAAATTATACAAACGGTATTAAATATAGATCCACAACTAATTGTGCGAGGGACGACAAGAAAGGAAGCTGCAAAATGATTACGGTAATAGGTAGCATCAATATGGACCTAGTTGTTCAAATGGATGTATTCCCTAAAAAAGGGGAAACTGTTTTAGGAAGCTTATTTACAACGGTTCCAGGCGGTAAAGGTGCAAATCAGGCAGTAGCTGCTGCCCGTCTAGGCAGCCAGGTTAAAATGTTGGGTGCTGTCGGCACAGACAGCTTCGGTACGGAGCTGCGTGCAAACCTTAATGAAGAAAATATAGATACAAGCTTAGTTATAAATACAAATGGTGCTACTGGCATTGCAAATATTTTACTCCACGAATCGGACAACCGCATTGTCGTTGTACCAGGGGCGAACTCTAAAGTAACACCGGAAGAGATTGCTTCAGCAAAAACGGTCATTGAAAACAGTCAGTTAGTAGTAATGCAGCTTGAAATTCCAGTGGAAACGATTGAGTACAGCTTAAAGTTATGCAAAGAACTTCAAGTACCTGTACTATTCAACCCTGCCCCGGCAGCAAACTTCGACATTGAGTGGATGCCTAATATTAAATACTTAACACCAAACGAAACTGAATGTGCCCTGCTCTTTGGAGACGATGTTGAAGCAGCATTGGAAAAATATCCAAATCAGTTAATCGTAACATTAGGTGAAGATGGTGCACGCTACTACGATGGATCAAAACATGTGCACGTAAAAGGATATAAAACAACTGCTGTTGATACAACAGGTGCCGGTGATACATTTAACGGTGCATTCGCACATGCGATTACAAACGGGCAGTCGATTGAAGAAGCGGTATTTTTTGCGAATTTAGCGGCGTCATTATCCGTTGAAAAATTTGGTGCCCAAGGCGGTATGCCAAAATTAGATGAGGTGACTGCTCGAAAGGACGGCGCAAAATGAAGAAACAGGGCATTTTAAATCGCGAATTGGCCGGCATATTTGCACGCTTAGGTCATACAGATAAAATTGTTATTGCCGATTGCGGATTACCGATTCCGGACGGCGTTACATGTATCGATTTAGCATACAAGCTCGGAGAACCTGGATTTATGACAATTTTAGAAGTCGTTCTGGAAGATTTAAAAGTGGAACATTGTTACTTAGCTGAAGAAATCGTAACTGCAAACGAAACAATTCATTCATCTTTATTGAAAATTGTGGAACCGGTTACATATATATCACATGAACAATTCAAAAAGATGTCGAGCGAAGCAAAGGTCATTATTCGTACAGGTGAAATAACACCATACGCCAATATCATGCTACAAAGCGGCGTAATTTTCTAAGGTAGGTGACGGAACATGATTGAAATGAAGGGCATAAAAAAAGCATTCAGTGGCAACGTCGTATTAAATAATGTTGAGTTCACCCTGTTAGATGGGGAAATCCATGCCTTAATGGGTGAAAATGGTGCCGGTAAATCAACGATGATGAAAATTTTGGCCGGTATTTACTCGCGTGACAATGGCGATGTGCTAGTTGATGGTCAGTCGTATACATTTACTTCAGCAAAAGACGCAGAAAACCTAGGCATTCACGTAATTCACCAGGAATTAAACATTTTGCCGCATTTATCTGTAGCAGAAAACCTTTTTTTAGGAAAAGAAAAAACAATCGGTCGTACGGGATTCCTTCGTACGCGCGAAATGAATAAAGAAGCAAAGGCTCTGTTGGCAAAACTCGGTTTGCATATTGATGTACGTCAGCCTGCGGGTTCACTGTCAGTCGGAAAACAACAACTGATCGAAATTGCCAAAGCGATTAATTCGGAAGCGAAGTATATCGTAATGGATGAACCGACCGCTGCCCTTACAGATCGTGAAATTGAAACACTTTTTGAAACGATCCGGGAACTGAAGGCAAAAGGTATTTCGTTCGTTTATATTTCACATCGTATGGAAGAGATTTTTGCAATTTGTGATCGAATTACCATTTTACGTGATGGTGAGTATGTTGGGGTTCGTGAAATTCCAAAAACAACTTTTGATGAAATCGTTAAAATGATGGTCGGGCGTGAGCTTGGTGAACGTTATCCAAGCCGTAATGCAAAGATTGGGGAAGTCGCTTTAGAAGTAAAAGGGCTGACATGTCCTGAACTATGCAAAGATATAAACTTCCAGATCCGTAAAGGGGAAATCCTGGCATTCGCCGGTTTAATGGGAGCAGGCCGTACAGAAGTAGCCCAGGCGATTTTTGGAAACCTTAAAAAATCCAAAGGTGATATTTTTATCCACGGGAAAAAAGCATCGATTAAAAATCCGATTCAGGCAATGAATTACGGGATTGGATTTGTGACGGAAGACCGCAAAACAGAAGGTCTTGTACTGGATTTTTCAATTAAGGAAAATATGTTTTTAACAAATTTAAAAGCAATTGCAAAAAGTGGTTTTATTCAACCACAAGAAGAGCAATTGCATGCTGCTAAATATATTGATCAGCTAAATATACGCTGCAGTGATGCGGCACAGGCTGTCGGCTCATTAAGCGGCGGTAATCAGCAAAAAGTAGTTATCGCAAAGTGGTTAAGTACAAAACCGGATATTTTAATTTTGGACGAGCCTACTCGCGGTGTTGATATCGGTGCAAAAAAGGAAATCTACTCGATTATGAATCAGTTAGCTGAGCAAGGTGTAGCCATTTTAATGATTTCCTCAGAGCTAACGGAAGTGTTAGGTATGGCTGACCGTGTAATGATCATGCACGAAGGACGCCAAACGGCAATTTTAGACAATGTTGACTTAACACAAGAAACTATTATGCATTACGCAACAGGAGGAGAAGAAATTGTTAAAAACTAGCTCGAAAGAAATGTTAGGAAAGCTAGGTCCTCTTTTAGGATTATTTTTGATTGTAATTGTCATTACGATTTTAAATCCAAGCTTTATGACAACAGATAATGTTTTAAATATTTTACGTCAGGTTTCGATTAGTGCACTTATCGCATTTGGTATGACTTTTGTTATTTTAACCGGCGGCATCGATTTGTCGGTCGGTTCGACATTAGCCCTTACAGGTGCCGTAGCTGCCACAATGCTCGCTTCAGGAATAGATCCTGTATTAACAATTCTGGC belongs to Solibacillus sp. FSL W7-1436 and includes:
- a CDS encoding LacI family DNA-binding transcriptional regulator → MVNIKDVAKVANLSVATVSRYLNQNGYVSKKSSERIEKAILELDYKPSSVARSLSKKQSNIIGLIVPDIKNPYFPELARAVEDMAWSYGYTVVLCNSDDQMEKELLYLERLSQTYVAGLIVATSLLDPSVYMSINTPIVALDRIIDATIPTVATDNQKGARIGAEYLFKNGARNLLCIRGPQGLKTADDRLTGFLEATDEQGLEPIIITTSFDFKVAAEAIEQTLSVNPQIEGIFASSDTLAIAALHIAHKLGKRVPEDMQIVGFDGIALGEMVSPPLTTVGQDLYKMGAAAATMLIEQIEGKEIIQTVLNIDPQLIVRGTTRKEAAK
- the rbsK gene encoding ribokinase, encoding MITVIGSINMDLVVQMDVFPKKGETVLGSLFTTVPGGKGANQAVAAARLGSQVKMLGAVGTDSFGTELRANLNEENIDTSLVINTNGATGIANILLHESDNRIVVVPGANSKVTPEEIASAKTVIENSQLVVMQLEIPVETIEYSLKLCKELQVPVLFNPAPAANFDIEWMPNIKYLTPNETECALLFGDDVEAALEKYPNQLIVTLGEDGARYYDGSKHVHVKGYKTTAVDTTGAGDTFNGAFAHAITNGQSIEEAVFFANLAASLSVEKFGAQGGMPKLDEVTARKDGAK
- the rbsD gene encoding D-ribose pyranase; the encoded protein is MKKQGILNRELAGIFARLGHTDKIVIADCGLPIPDGVTCIDLAYKLGEPGFMTILEVVLEDLKVEHCYLAEEIVTANETIHSSLLKIVEPVTYISHEQFKKMSSEAKVIIRTGEITPYANIMLQSGVIF
- a CDS encoding sugar ABC transporter ATP-binding protein, producing the protein MIEMKGIKKAFSGNVVLNNVEFTLLDGEIHALMGENGAGKSTMMKILAGIYSRDNGDVLVDGQSYTFTSAKDAENLGIHVIHQELNILPHLSVAENLFLGKEKTIGRTGFLRTREMNKEAKALLAKLGLHIDVRQPAGSLSVGKQQLIEIAKAINSEAKYIVMDEPTAALTDREIETLFETIRELKAKGISFVYISHRMEEIFAICDRITILRDGEYVGVREIPKTTFDEIVKMMVGRELGERYPSRNAKIGEVALEVKGLTCPELCKDINFQIRKGEILAFAGLMGAGRTEVAQAIFGNLKKSKGDIFIHGKKASIKNPIQAMNYGIGFVTEDRKTEGLVLDFSIKENMFLTNLKAIAKSGFIQPQEEQLHAAKYIDQLNIRCSDAAQAVGSLSGGNQQKVVIAKWLSTKPDILILDEPTRGVDIGAKKEIYSIMNQLAEQGVAILMISSELTEVLGMADRVMIMHEGRQTAILDNVDLTQETIMHYATGGEEIVKN